One genomic window of Sodaliphilus pleomorphus includes the following:
- a CDS encoding secondary thiamine-phosphate synthase enzyme YjbQ: MAVQVKFTLKPRRRGFHLITDEVLRQLPQLPVTGLLNLFVQHTSCALSICENWDPSVREDMESIYDRLIPENAPYYQHTLEGSDDMPAHAKCIITGVSINIPITDGRLNLGTWQGIYLGEFRNDGGSRQIVATILE, encoded by the coding sequence ATGGCGGTGCAGGTGAAATTTACATTGAAGCCCCGCCGACGTGGCTTTCATCTGATAACGGACGAAGTGCTCCGGCAGCTGCCGCAGTTGCCAGTGACGGGACTGCTCAACCTCTTTGTGCAGCACACCAGCTGTGCACTGAGCATTTGTGAGAACTGGGATCCGTCGGTGCGTGAAGATATGGAAAGCATTTATGACAGGCTTATTCCAGAGAATGCACCCTACTACCAGCACACACTTGAGGGAAGTGACGATATGCCCGCACACGCCAAGTGCATCATCACGGGTGTGAGCATCAACATTCCCATCACCGACGGACGGCTCAATCTTGGCACTTGGCAGGGTATCTACCTCGGCGAGTTCCGCAACGACGGAGGCAGCAGGCAGATTGTAGCAACAATTTTAGAATAA